A region from the Lentimonas sp. CC4 genome encodes:
- a CDS encoding class I SAM-dependent methyltransferase, with translation MRLTDLAHDYLSAQLQPGDRALDATAGNGHDTAYMAKLVGSTGHIIATDIQEAAITATRLRLETANSQAQAELLVADHGQALRSLCEQYAQTISAITFNLGYLPGSDKSIQTTPESTLAALRSACELLKPGGLLLVTAYRGHEGGQTEAGSVAEWMQTIESRGWFVESHEPVVTSGRIPPILWVARKA, from the coding sequence ATGCGACTCACTGATCTAGCGCACGACTACTTAAGCGCACAACTACAGCCCGGAGATCGCGCACTGGACGCCACTGCCGGCAACGGCCACGACACTGCATACATGGCAAAACTCGTGGGCTCCACGGGGCACATCATCGCCACCGACATTCAGGAAGCCGCAATCACTGCCACACGCTTGCGCTTGGAAACCGCGAACAGCCAAGCACAAGCCGAGCTACTCGTTGCCGACCATGGGCAGGCACTTCGCTCACTGTGCGAGCAGTATGCGCAAACGATCAGCGCGATCACCTTTAACCTCGGTTACCTCCCCGGCAGCGACAAAAGCATCCAAACGACTCCCGAGTCCACACTCGCGGCCCTTCGATCGGCCTGCGAACTGCTCAAACCAGGCGGCCTATTGCTAGTAACCGCCTACCGTGGACACGAAGGCGGCCAGACCGAAGCAGGCTCTGTTGCCGAGTGGATGCAAACAATCGAATCACGCGGTTGGTTCGTGGAAAGCCACGAACCCGTAGTCACCAGCGGTCGTATTCCGCCGATCCTGTGGGTCGCTCGTAAAGCTTAG
- a CDS encoding FAD-dependent oxidoreductase yields the protein MSTPKYIIVGAGLAGCLLAWRLEQAGKQVTLIGSTQLPNASEVAGGVINPVTGRWMIKTWNFDALIPHAAATYRELEQTFGVELYHPIPLIRYCQHGIDVKRMGKRMRNQRYADVLGEAIPVGEGPAALEDTHGSFHIKQAAYTDLPLLLQTLRQHFTDNATFRDETFIHEDLQKNGAHWSYHDLQADHIIFSEGVGMLTNPWFNWLPLAPAKGETLVLQCETLNLPRAIYHHRKWILPYGDHTYRLGATFDSDDDTPEPTEAGARELLESAQSFIAPEHTLEVKQHYSGLRPTTKDFRPFMGSHPTEPSLHIFNGLGSKGASLAPELVRQFLAYLLQGEPLDPEIDIIRYSEPNTTLPNATH from the coding sequence ATGAGCACCCCAAAGTATATAATCGTCGGCGCAGGCCTCGCAGGTTGCCTCCTCGCATGGCGATTAGAGCAAGCGGGTAAACAGGTAACTCTGATCGGAAGCACTCAACTCCCAAATGCCTCCGAAGTCGCGGGGGGTGTGATCAATCCCGTCACGGGGCGCTGGATGATCAAGACGTGGAACTTCGATGCACTGATTCCTCATGCAGCGGCGACTTACCGCGAATTGGAGCAAACATTTGGCGTAGAACTTTACCACCCGATCCCACTCATTCGTTACTGCCAGCATGGCATCGACGTCAAACGCATGGGCAAGCGGATGCGCAACCAACGCTATGCCGACGTGCTGGGCGAAGCCATCCCCGTCGGCGAAGGCCCCGCTGCACTCGAAGACACCCACGGCAGCTTTCACATCAAGCAAGCCGCCTACACTGACCTGCCGCTACTCCTGCAAACATTGCGTCAACATTTCACAGACAACGCCACCTTCCGAGACGAGACGTTTATCCACGAAGATTTACAGAAGAACGGCGCGCACTGGAGCTACCACGACTTACAGGCCGATCATATCATCTTCAGTGAAGGTGTCGGCATGCTAACCAACCCATGGTTTAACTGGCTGCCGCTCGCACCCGCCAAAGGCGAGACACTCGTCCTGCAGTGCGAAACACTCAACCTACCGCGTGCGATTTACCATCATCGCAAATGGATCCTCCCCTACGGCGATCACACCTATCGCCTCGGTGCGACCTTTGACAGTGACGACGACACACCCGAGCCCACAGAAGCCGGCGCACGTGAACTCCTCGAATCCGCCCAATCCTTTATCGCGCCAGAGCACACACTGGAGGTGAAGCAGCACTACTCCGGCCTACGCCCGACCACCAAAGACTTCCGCCCCTTTATGGGGAGCCACCCTACCGAACCGAGCCTCCATATTTTTAATGGCCTCGGCTCCAAAGGTGCCTCACTCGCGCCAGAACTAGTCCGACAATTCCTAGCATATTTACTGCAAGGCGAGCCACTCGATCCCGAGATCGACATTATCCGCTACTCTGAACCCAACACCACCCTTCCCAATGCGACTCACTGA
- a CDS encoding YraN family protein yields the protein MSDFVAMKGTFANDSGVNIFHRIREHFCGMQDRCLPEGSTRAQRGAFGEDLAADHCRRVLGYRLIVRNWRYKRDELDLICQDGDVLVFVEVRARAEDALVSGFYSVDRHKKEILRRGCGNYLKQLRNPPKHFRFDIIDVSICKGGRGEVHHYPNVPLFHKHFSVQRHQT from the coding sequence ATGTCTGATTTCGTTGCTATGAAAGGCACTTTTGCTAATGATTCGGGTGTGAATATTTTTCATCGTATTCGTGAGCATTTTTGTGGCATGCAGGATCGTTGCTTGCCGGAGGGGAGCACGCGGGCGCAGCGGGGGGCGTTTGGCGAAGACCTTGCGGCAGATCATTGTCGGCGTGTGCTTGGCTATCGGCTGATCGTCCGGAACTGGCGCTACAAGCGGGATGAGCTCGATTTGATTTGTCAGGATGGCGACGTTTTAGTCTTTGTTGAGGTGCGAGCACGCGCTGAGGATGCGTTGGTTTCTGGTTTTTATTCAGTGGATCGGCATAAAAAAGAAATCCTGAGACGCGGCTGTGGAAACTATCTAAAACAGTTGCGAAATCCGCCAAAACACTTCCGCTTTGACATTATAGACGTCTCAATTTGCAAAGGGGGGCGTGGAGAGGTGCACCATTATCCGAATGTGCCTCTGTTCCATAAACATTTTTCAGTCCAACGCCATCAGACATGA